A single region of the Xiphias gladius isolate SHS-SW01 ecotype Sanya breed wild chromosome 17, ASM1685928v1, whole genome shotgun sequence genome encodes:
- the camlg gene encoding calcium signal-modulating cyclophilin ligand isoform X1 has product MESGEANGEKTGSLSAAQRRAEIRRRKLLMNSEDRMNRIVGFAKNESENNAGASRRPTEPRFHLDLDRTEPWSSSSSSPRPSPFLPEASGLGSRSHCATPERRGSPLPDCSEPPGGSLEDDIVGVRQRHRGERALDDLSGSPRRGLQKYLSRFDDAMKLRGQLANEKPPQDGGSDSEEFDPFRIFRLIGSILLAVFVRVFVCKYLSIFAPFLTLELAYMGLSKYFPKVEKKTKTTVLTAALLLSGIPAEVINRSMDTYRRMGDVFADLCVYFFTFILSHEILLFIGSETP; this is encoded by the exons ATGGAGTCCGGGGAGGCCAACGGGGAGAAGACGGGCTCTCTGTCGGCGGcgcagaggagagcagagatCCGGAGGAGAAAACTGCTCATGAACTCGGAGGACAGGATGAACAGAATCGTGGGCTTCGCCAAAAACGAGTCTGAAAATAACG CAGGAGCGTCTCGGCGTCCCACAGAACCCCGCTTCCACCTCGATCTCGACCGGACAGAGCCGTGgtcctcatcctcatcttctccaAGGCCGTCTCCTTTCCTGCCAGAGGCGTCGGGGCTCGGCAGCCGCTCCCACTGTGCCACCCCAGAGAGAAGGGGCTCCCCCCTGCCAGACTGCAGCGAGCCGCCCGGAGGCTCTCTGGAAGACGACATTGTAGGGGTCCgccagagacacagaggggaGCGGGCACTAGATGACCTCAGCGGGTCTCCGCGCCGAGGCCTCCAGAAGTACCTGTCTCGTTTTGACGATGCCATGAAACTGCGGGGTCAGCTGGCCAATGAGAAGCCGCCCCAGGACGGAGGGTCTGACTCAGAGGAGTTTGATCCCTTCAGAATCTTCAGGCTCATCGGCAGCATCCTCCTCGCTGTTTTTGTCAGGGTGTTTGTCTGCAAATATCTG TCAATATTTGCACCATTTCTGACCCTTGAACTGGCCTACATGGGGTTGTCCAAATACTTTCCAAAG GTAGAGAAGAAGACCAAGACCACTGTTCTAACCGCTGCCCTGCTGCTGTCTGGCATCCCCGCTGAGGTCATCAACCGCTCCATGGACACCTACAGGAGGATGGGCGACGTCTTCGCTGACCTCTGCGTCTACTTCTTCACCTTCATCCTCTCGCACGAGATCCTGCTGTTCATTGGCTCAGAGACTCCCTGA
- the camlg gene encoding calcium signal-modulating cyclophilin ligand isoform X2: MESGEANGEKTGSLSAAQRRAEIRRRKLLMNSEDRMNRIVGFAKNESENNGASRRPTEPRFHLDLDRTEPWSSSSSSPRPSPFLPEASGLGSRSHCATPERRGSPLPDCSEPPGGSLEDDIVGVRQRHRGERALDDLSGSPRRGLQKYLSRFDDAMKLRGQLANEKPPQDGGSDSEEFDPFRIFRLIGSILLAVFVRVFVCKYLSIFAPFLTLELAYMGLSKYFPKVEKKTKTTVLTAALLLSGIPAEVINRSMDTYRRMGDVFADLCVYFFTFILSHEILLFIGSETP, translated from the exons ATGGAGTCCGGGGAGGCCAACGGGGAGAAGACGGGCTCTCTGTCGGCGGcgcagaggagagcagagatCCGGAGGAGAAAACTGCTCATGAACTCGGAGGACAGGATGAACAGAATCGTGGGCTTCGCCAAAAACGAGTCTGAAAATAACG GAGCGTCTCGGCGTCCCACAGAACCCCGCTTCCACCTCGATCTCGACCGGACAGAGCCGTGgtcctcatcctcatcttctccaAGGCCGTCTCCTTTCCTGCCAGAGGCGTCGGGGCTCGGCAGCCGCTCCCACTGTGCCACCCCAGAGAGAAGGGGCTCCCCCCTGCCAGACTGCAGCGAGCCGCCCGGAGGCTCTCTGGAAGACGACATTGTAGGGGTCCgccagagacacagaggggaGCGGGCACTAGATGACCTCAGCGGGTCTCCGCGCCGAGGCCTCCAGAAGTACCTGTCTCGTTTTGACGATGCCATGAAACTGCGGGGTCAGCTGGCCAATGAGAAGCCGCCCCAGGACGGAGGGTCTGACTCAGAGGAGTTTGATCCCTTCAGAATCTTCAGGCTCATCGGCAGCATCCTCCTCGCTGTTTTTGTCAGGGTGTTTGTCTGCAAATATCTG TCAATATTTGCACCATTTCTGACCCTTGAACTGGCCTACATGGGGTTGTCCAAATACTTTCCAAAG GTAGAGAAGAAGACCAAGACCACTGTTCTAACCGCTGCCCTGCTGCTGTCTGGCATCCCCGCTGAGGTCATCAACCGCTCCATGGACACCTACAGGAGGATGGGCGACGTCTTCGCTGACCTCTGCGTCTACTTCTTCACCTTCATCCTCTCGCACGAGATCCTGCTGTTCATTGGCTCAGAGACTCCCTGA
- the ddx46 gene encoding probable ATP-dependent RNA helicase DDX46, producing the protein MGRESRHYRKRSASRGRSGTRSKSRSPDKRSKKDDRDRDRSRRERSRSRDRRRSRSRDRKRARRSRSRERRRSRSRDRRRSGSRSRARRSRSASPSKSRRTDEKSRSKEKDSLDPLSEKKKVKEEKEDEKVEDQDFDQNKLEEEMRKRKERVEKWREEQRKKAIENIGEIKKELEEMKQGKKWSLEDDDDDDEDSSAPMEGDDDEDGEGKGERKEKEIKEEKKEESEKDKETPMEQQAEEDDVDPLDAYMEEVKQEVKKFNMGAMKGNDKKGAMTVTKVVTVVKTKKGPHTHKKKGELMENDQDAMEYSSEEEEVDLQTALTGFQTKQRKILEPVDHGKIQYESYRKNFYVEVPELARMTQEELTSYRLELEGITVKGKGCPKPIKTWVQCGVSMKILNALKKHTYEKPTPIQAQAIPAIMSGRDLIGIAKTGSGKTIAFLLPMFRHIMDQRPLEESEGPISVIMTPTRELALQITKECKKFSKPLGLRVVCVYGGTGISEQIAELKRGAEIIVCTPGRMIDMLGANSGRVTNLRRVTYVVLDEADRMFDMGFEPQVMRIVDNVRPDRQTVMFSATFPRAMEALARRILSKPIEVQVGGRSVVCSDVEQHVLVIDEEKKFLKLLEILGHYQEKGSVIIFVDKQEHADGLLKDLMKASYPCMSLHGGIDQYDRDSIINDFKNGACRLMVATSVAARGLDVKQLILVVNYSCPNHYEDYVHRAGRTGRAGNKGYAYTFITEDQARYAGDIIKALELSGSPVLPELEQLWASFKDQQKAEGKTIKSSSGFSGKGFKFDETEHALANERKKLQKAALGLQDSDDEDGALDIEEQIESMFNSKKRVKDLSASGAAAGPAGAVAATAAAPGGLPGLGPTSAGNIQKLEMAKRLALKINAQKNLGAEAQDVMQQATNAILRGGTIMTPSVSAKTIAEQLAEKINAKLNYTPVEKLEEERQAAEQAETVKRYEEELEINDFPQTARWKVTSKEALQRIGEYSEAAITIRGTYFPPGKEPKEGERKIYLAIESANELAVQKAKTEITRLIKEELIRLQNSYQPTSKGRYKVL; encoded by the exons ATGGGACGTGAGTCGAG ACATTACAGGAAGCGCTCGGCGTCTCGAGGACGGTCAGGTACCCGATCAAAGAGTCGCTCCCCGGACAAACGCTCCAAGAAAGACGACCGGGACCGAGACCGGAGCAGGAGGGAGCGGTCACGGAGCCGAGACCGCCGCAGGTCCCGGTCCAGAGACAGAAAACGCGCCAG GCGATCCAGgagcagagaaaggaggaggtccagaagcagagacagaaggaggtCGGGCAGCAGGAGCAGAGCGCGGAGGTCCCGATCTGCCAGCCCCAGCAAGAGCAGAAGAACAGATGAAAA GTCAAGgagcaaagagaaagacagcCTCGATCCtttatctgaaaagaaaaaggttaaagaggagaaagaggatgagaaGGTTGAGGAT CAAGACTTTGACCAGAacaagctggaggaggagatgaggaagaggaaggagcgGGTGGAGAAGTGGAGggaagagcagaggaagaaggcCATTGAAAACATAGGAGAGATCAAGAAAGAACTGGAGGAGATGAAACAGGGCAAGAAGTGGAGCCtggaggatgatgatg ACGATGACGAGGATAGTTCAGCGCCGATGGAAGGAGATGATGACGAAGACGGGGAAGGCAAgggggaaaggaaagagaaggagataaaggaggagaagaaagaggagagtgaAAAGGATAAGGAGACTCCCATGGAGCAGCAGGCTGAGGAGGATGACGTGGATCCTCTGGACGCCTACATGGAGGAGGTGAAACAGGAGGTGAAGAAGTTCAACATGGGAGCAATGAAAGGAAACGATAAG AAAGGAGCAATGACAGTAACCAAAGTGGTGACAGTTGTTAAAACCAAGAAAGGACCTCACACTCACAAGAAGAAGGGTGAGCTGATGGAAAATGACCAGGATGCCATGGAG TACtcatcagaggaggaggaggtggatcTGCAGACAGCTCTCACAGGCTTCCAGACCAAACAGAGGAAAATCCTGGAGCCTGTTGACCACGGGAAGATCCAGTACGAGTCGTACCGCAAAAACTTCTATGTAGAGGTGCCTGAGCTGGCCAGGATGACTCAAGAAG AATTGACCTCATACAGGTTGGAGCTGGAAGGCATTACTGTAAAAGGGAAAGGCTGCCCCAAACCCATCAAAACCTGGGTACAGTGTGGGGTGTCTATGAAGATCCTCAACGCTCTGAAGAA GCACACTTACGAGAAGCCCACCCCCATCCAGGCCCAGGCCATCCCTGCCATCATGTCGGGCCGAGACCTCATTGGCATCGCTAAGACGGGCAGCGGGAAAACCATAGCCTTCCTGTTGCCCATGTTCCGACACATCATGGACCAGAGGCCTTTAGAGGAGTCTGAGGGACCCATCT CTGTTATTATGACTCCGACCAGAGAGCTGGCTCTGCAGATCACCAAGGAGTGTAAGAAGTTCTCTAAACCGCTGGGGCTCAGggtggtgtgtgtttatggagGCACGGGTATCAGCgaacag ATTGCTGAGCTAAAGAGAGGAGCTGAGATCATTGTGTGCACACCAGGAAGAATGATTGACATGTTGGGGGCCAACAGCG GTCGAGTCACCAACCTGCGCAGAGTTACATACGTGGTGTTGGATGAGGCAGACAGGATGTTCGACATGGGCTTCGAGCCGCAG GTGATGCGCATCGTGGATAACGTGCGCCCAGACCGTCAGACAGTCATGTTTTCGGCCACCTTCCCCAGAGCTATGGAGGCACTGGCTCGTAGGATCCTGTCTAAGCCTATTGAGGTCCAGGTGGGAGGCCGCAGTGTCGTCTGCTCTGATGTGGAACAACACGTG cTGGTGATTGATGAGGAGAAGAAGTTCCTGAAGCTGCTGGAGATTCTGGGTCACTACCAGGAGAAGGGTTCGGTCATCATCTTTGTGGACAAACAGGAGCACGCAGACGGACTGCTAAAAGACCTGATGAAAGCCTCCTACCCATGCATGTCACTGCATGGAG GAATTGACCAGTACGACAGAGACAGCATCATCAACGACTTCAAGAATGGAGCTTGTCGTCTGATGGTGGCCACCTCAGTGGCAGCCAGAGGCCTGGACGTCAAGCAGCTGATCCTGGTGGTCAACTACAGCTGTCCAAACCACTACGAGGACTACGTCCACAGGGCCGGACGCACAGGCCGAGCAGGCAACAAG GGCTACGCCTACACCTTCATAACAGAGGATCAGGCTCGCTATGCGGGTGACATCATCAAAGCATTGGAGCTGTCAGGTTCTCCTGTCCTGCCAGAACTGGAGCAGCTTTGGGCCTCATTCAAAGACCAACAGAAAGCG GAGGGTAAGACCATTAAGAGCAGCAGTGGCTTCTCAGGAAAAGGCTTCAAGTTTGACGAGACAGAACATGCCCTGGCTAATGAGAGAAAGAAGTTGCAGAAAGCTGCTCTTGGACTGCAGGACtctgatgatgaggatggagcCCTGGAT ATTGAGGAGCAAATCGAGAGCATGTTCAATTCCAAGAAGAGGGTGAAGGATCTGTCTGCTTCCGGGGCAGCTGCCGGTCCTGCAGGAGCAGTTGCCGCCACAGCAGCCGCCCCCGGAGGGCTGCCAGGCCTCGGACCAACATCTGCTGGAAACATCCAAAAACTGGAGATGGCCAAGAGGCTGGCGCTCAAGATCAACGCTCAGAAGAACCTGGGCGCTGAGGCTCAG GACGTGATGCAGCAGGCCACAAACGCCATCCTGCGGGGCGGCACCATCATGACACCCTCAGTGTCAGCCAAGACCATCGCAGAGCAGCTGGCGGAGAAGATCAATGCCAAGCTGAACTACACTCCTgtggagaagctggaggaggagcgGCAGGCAGCTGAACAGGCAGAGACCGTCAAGAGATACGAAGAGGAGCTGGAGATTAACGACTTCCCTCAG ACGGCCAGGTGGAAGGTGACATCTAAAGAAGCTCTGCAGAGGATTGGTGAATACTCTGAAGCCGCTATCACCATCAGAGGAACCTATTTCCCTCCAGGCAAAGAGCCCAAGGAGGGAGAACGCAAGATCTACCTGGCTATTGAGA GTGCCAATGAACTGGCTGTGCAGAAAGCCAAAACAGAGATTACAAGGTTAATCAAAGAGGAGCTCATCAGATTA CAAAATTCCTACCAGCCAACGAGCAAAGGCCGGTACAAAGTGTTGTAG
- the c17h5orf24 gene encoding UPF0461 protein C5orf24 homolog: MMRQVTSSDFCMNSRPSCLAEDGHHPASHFDLCTSQSNKFYPPPPPSSLQMTLTPMALPTQSHKPMVCQRQEVLGGDPHTPGKMPGIKSTDQAPDDPKKKNKAVGKTGRRGRPLGTTKLAGYRTSTGRPLGTTRAAGFKTSPGRPLGTTRAAGYKVSPGRPPGSIKGLSRLNKLAYGSTCSGAAFPYPLPHKEILCEPSCKEKTANE, translated from the coding sequence ATGATGCGCCAGGTGACAAGCAGTGACTTCTGCATGAATAGCAGGCCTTCCTGCCTGGCAGAGGATGGCCACCACCCCGCCTCCCACTTTGACCTGTGCACCTCCCAGTCCAACAAGTTCtaccctcctccccctccatcgTCCCTTCAGATGACACTGACGCCCATGGCCTTACCCACACAGAGCCACAAGCCCATGGTGTGCCAGAGACAGGAAGTGCTTGGGGGTGACCCCCACACACCTGGAAAAATGCCAGGCATTAAAAGCACTGATCAAGCGCCAGACGAcccaaagaagaagaacaaggcTGTCGGGAAGACGGGCAGACGCGGGAGGCCTTTGGGAACGACTAAGCTAGCCGGTTACAGAACCAGCACGGGGCGACCCCTTGGCACCACCAGAGCTGCCGGTTTTAAGACGAGCCCGGGAAGGCCACTAGGTACAACCAGAGCAGCGGGGTACAAGGTCAGCCCCGGACGGCCTCCTGGCAGCATCAAAGGCCTGTCTCGCCTAAACAAACTGGCCTATGGTAGCACCTGCAGCGGAGCGGCTTTCCCCTATCCGCTACCACACAAAGAAATCCTCTGTGAACCTTCCTGCAAAGAGAAGACGGCTAATGAGTAA